GTCAACAAACTTACAGATACATTTGTAATTGCAAGCCTGCTATTTTGGTGTACTTAGAAACCTTTTTATAAGCAAGTTTCGAAGTCTTGTCATATTAAGCTTTTAAAGGGttgttttagaattttttacgCACCCAATCACAAGCTATCtagctttcttttttattcttgcTATCCTTTCTTTAGAGTAAACCACTAAAAAGTAAGAGTTATCGTCTCAAATagtgaaaaaattttaaaagtttccaAAATCTCCATTAACCAAAgaacttaattttaaaaagaaaacaaataccaacCAACCACAACAttagaatgatttttattttactataaAGCTTAAATTAAGGCAGTAGCCCAATATGTTTGCTGTAATACTACTACATATAATTTAATCACAACAAGATTTGATTATTGAATTGGTTTTTcttaattgtgtttttttatcatcTTTATGCAACAATTTAGGGATTTAATCAATTCAAGTTTGTTTATCAGAAAACTTGTACAAGAGATCAAATTGAAGATGTTGCCTACCTGCAATACATCTCTATGGTATTGAAGTTTTTCTTAGATTTGTTTACGTTGCAATAGCTTCGTGTTTGCAGTGTAATACACAGTTTGCATAAAAAACTTGTTATTATTGTTCAGCAGCAGTTTTATGTTGCCCTTTCACGATAGAAAAAACTTCATCATAAGGCCGTCtctaaaacatttttactttgTTGTTTTCCGACCGACCTTTGCAATTTCTCGCCGACCACAAAAATTTTGGGTCAGgatttttattcattctttaatttttccaGTATTTCGCTGATTTCCGACCCAAACAAATTACTGACTCAAATTATTTATCCATTGCTACGAGTCGGAAAACGGCAAACCAACAATTAATTAAGGACGGCCGAATGAAATAAAGTCCCttatatttattgaaaaaacttGGCCTGCTCAGAGACTTTTTTATGGTCAGACCTAAGAAATTTCTTGTCAATTGTGATGATAGGGTTAATAGCAGATTTTCTCCacttttttaactaaatttttatttaataaaagtattatttttaattttgctttagGTTGGTACGGAGACTCCAAACACAAAATGTATAAAGTGCCCTCCTGGTACATTCTCTGATACACAAGGTGCAAACAATTGTATCAAATGCTCACAAAATTTTTACCAGGACCAACCAGGGCAACAGGAATGTAAGCCCTGTaaagctaattttttttctcgccTTGGAGGAACGAAATGTGAGCCTCTACCACCGTGCACACTACAGGACTACTATTTCGCTATTGAAGATATTAAACAATGCAGAAAGAAAGCTGGGAAATGGATTTTAACACAAACCGCAAATTTGCCGTTGCTTCCAGGTATGCTAGAATTGTCTTTAAAAagaattcttaaattttaacCTCTTTAaggaaatatttattattaagtGAATTATTCAAGAAATAATTACTTAATTTCTTGACCTTAGGGAACACTCACAATTCATgcgtaaacaaaacattacctCCTAAAGATAGGGATGTGCCGTGTGCGTGTCAACCAGGCTATGCTCTTATTACAAGTGGAACACCAAAATGTGTGGAATGCAAAACTGGAACAACATCAAATGGAACATTGCCAAAGTGCAAAACATGTCCAAAGGGTAGTGCTGCGATTCCTGGCTTTTACTTAGATTTCTTCCCCGGGGAAAAGCTCACTAGTGCCATAACGCAAAGATGCAGTGGTGATTGTCTAGTAAGATATATTTATTCTTCTGTTGAAAAAGTAtaggtgtttaaaaatgttttttgaaacatGTCGATTGCTTATTTATAGGGTAAAGTTAAATGTTGTTTGGAGTACATAATCAAGTTTctctctttctttttgtttttagaaaactttcaaaaagaatgttaatattTGGGAACCCAGGGGACAGTATTTAGCTACTCATAGATTTGCGGGTAACTTTGACTCCGTTTTGGAATTTCCAgatgtgcatgtggattacataaatgcaaaagtttcttttaaCTGTTCTGTGGATTGCAGAATGACCTACTCAAAGAAACCCAAGCTTGCCAAACACAATCATTGCTATTTGAAGATGACAGTGAAGAAAGGCAACAAAACCATGTACACCACAGACTGTGTCAGTCGATATTATCATTATTTGCGGAATGGAACTGTAAGGCATCATGAGTATCGACTGAGAGAACCAGGAAACTACTCTTTTTCgtaagatttttttaatgaacttACTGATCAAACACTGTTTCAGTTGCTCAAGGTTCTGATTAGTCTTATTGTTTCTAACATTTTACTTCTTATAGGCACAAAATTTCTAATTTATTCTCAAAATAAAggaatcattttaatttttcacaatttcCTTAACTAGAGAAGCCAAATTAGCCAATAAGATTTATTTAAatcaattatattttatatatagtgTCAGTATGAGTGTTATTGTACTTTGTTAACCGTCTGGAATTTGCAAGGGGGTAATACAAGTTTTTAGACATTCTGATTGGCTTTTTGCACTTGAGGATAGGCGCATATAGACTGGTATTGCTCATCGTCAAGGAGAATGGTAGATCAATATAAGcagaaataaaacaacaaattttaaggATCTTATCAACTAATTACTAATGTGAAAGTTATGACGAATAGCACAAAACATCAATTCATGGCTTATCtgcatgatttttttcttaatatccAAAGACATTTTTGGCAACCTATCAGTAGTAACCTCAATAGCAGGCCTTCAAATCGATTGAAGGAATGGCTGCCATTATTTCTTACCATTTATATTCAACCCGAAATTGATCAtggttttgtttgtttcttattgAATTTCAAGTACCTCTCCAACGCACTTTTAATATTACCTTCCACCCCATCTGATCCCCTCCTTCATGTTCAGCTATCACTGGTCTGTCCATTGAACGATTTATTATTTGCATTTTATATTTACTTCTTTCCATATGAGCATGATATCATGTTCACACTAGGTGTTGATAAAACAGGTTGCGTAGATTGGTTTCTTGAACCAAGAATTTCAGCCAAGTTGGCAAGGTTTTATCAATGACTTTTTTGAACGCTCTTCAGAGTTTTTCACTTATCCATGGTATCCACAGTAGTGAAGCATGTAAACATCGTTATCATTGTGTTAATTggaatttttgttttgcttttgtttttatcttggTGGATTTGACCGGGTGGTTTGTAAGTCGAAATTATTGTTTGGAGGTGATGTTGGTCATAACTATATTCTGTGAAGATATTTTTAAGGAATTCCATCGTGGTGGTTAAGTATTAAGTACTCTTTATATCCACGTCTACGtatattcaatttatttttaaacctgAAAAAAGTTTTGAATATGACATCTAGTTTACAGCACtctttaaaaatctttcttaaTTTTCGTCTAGTTTTAATGGATAATTGACCAAGAAACGGGAGAACTATGataatgttattattattattgaaatttgtttacccacgatagcctcttcagttcctattggtactgctatcaatgaGGGTcttgcgaagggggtcctagcgaatttaaagctcccatttgagctacggaagttgtgcaagcacagcaatcgctcaactggACAACCCCCTAATATATCGATTCTATActcatgctgaacgttaagcaaAAAGAAACGatttacacttttatagtctttgGCATGACTCacccggggtttgaacccacgacctcccgcactggaagcgaatgctctaccactaaTCTTCTTTTCCACAGTATCAGTACTAATAATAATgtgatttctttatttttagagCTTTGTTCCATCATGAAGACGAGGCCAACATTTCATTTGTCAGCTATGAAGCAAGAATACATTACGTTCACATTTTCGGTGCTGTACAGGGTTCATCAAAAGCTTGTGTTGAATGTCCTGCTGGAACCAAAGCAGAGAAGAATCTTTGTGTGAAATGTCCCGTTGGTACATACAGTAGAAATGGATCCACTACTTGTACGCCTTGCCCGAATGGCTCATTTAGTGACGTGGTAATGTGTAGCAGATTTCATTTtagtttgctttttattttgtgGTATCTTTTTCTGCTTTTCTCTGGTTATAACGTTTTATGGAGAACTAACAGTAACGATATATTGATATTGTTGTTGCTAATactggtttttctttttttgtataactGTTGTGCTTACGTTTTTTGGCATGGATAGAGCACAAAAGCACAAATCGGAGAAAAATCCGCAAAATAAGTACCCTCCGAAATGAGTAAGCATGCTAAAAAAATCGAGTTTGTGCAAAAATGGTAAAGTCAAAATTCCCATCTGTTCTTAAAACCTCAACCtactagtaatataaaaacttatctctttaataatagccgtattttgtctgtctgtctgcgatAGGCGAGTCCCgtggcggaaacacgaaatgcgatatataaaggacgggcgaccccgtggaattttccacgggttaacggctagtctatattataatacccgtatacgtctgtctgtctgtcacgcaaaatggtagcttagctgcgcaattagcgagacgcacgcactGTGGTAAAAAAAGagcgggcgaacccgtgggttGTTCCACGGGCAACCGACTATACACTTCAATTCTCTAAAAGCAACAATAACAACGAAACATACTGTTTATCTCTTTATTTGTGCCCGTACTCCGTGTTtttgctacggaaacacgaaatgcagtTTATAAAGAGAAACgggcgaactcgtggatttATTCACGGGCTACACTAAATAGCAATCCTACGACGGGCGAAAATCTCGTCCTCGGACTCACTACTATAttataaagttttatatttaagAAATCGAAAACGTCGTCATAGTCACATCTATAATTATAGTAATAACCCCCGTCCAAGTAAATTTCATTACACCATGCTAACAGGCGGGCAAGGATGTACAAAATTGAGATGCGGGAAATACATAGGACAGACAGGATTTAGCGTGGGATTTTCCACAGGCTGTCGACTAAGTTGAAGTGTTTTGTTGTATAGTTTTTTCCATTTGGTTTAGAATATTTTATGGGTATATGCATATCTCCATGCATAAAAAAACACGACAATTGTCTGCGTTCTTTACTTGCAGCAAAGCTAGTTTTTCTTGGGAATACGAATGAAATTCTCTTCTCATTGTTCATATTACAATATCCAATAAAACTCTGAAATATTTTGGGacctttgtttttaatttccttAAACCAGTTGAAAAATAAGTATCTCGTCCAAATTagtatttaaatttaataaaatcctGTAAGAATGCGTGATTTGTCGGCGTATATTGAAGATTAAAATGTcgcataaaacttttttttcaggaaGGGAGCAAGAAATGTATACCTTGTGGGTCGGGCACGACTTCAAATGCAATGAGAGATGGATGCGACTATGGTAATTGTACTTTCTCACCAGCAGAGGGGATCGTGTACGACCTATCACCTCTAAAAGTTGTCAACGGATCAATGTACAGAGTTCGAAATTATAACAAAAAGGCACATTACTACTTCCCATTGATATATCACATCAATATATGCTCATTGTCGCATGATAATTCGTCGTGTTTGGTAAAGAAGAGAAGGATTAATCAAaaccatccacaaaaaaagctAGAAGTTTACAAAGAGGTTGGTTATTGGTATAAAATCTTTATTTCATTGTTTCTACAATATTAGTCTGTTAAAAATGGTGTTAGCAGGCGCATAAAAACGCACGAAATACCGATTTGAAAGTATGTGCGACCTCTGTTAagtcgtggatttttccacgggctaacgactagtctggATATTAcccatattttgtctgtctctgcgcaaaatggtaccacagtTGCGAAGTGCTGTAAGATTTCGTCACTTTTGTGCAATTTTGCAATTTCTTGTTTATGCCTTACTATCTCAATTTCTTTGCATGAAATGTAAAAAACTACGACTTTAGACTTTCATTTTTATGTAAGTATTCTTGTACATATTTCATCAGACAGAATTTCCGTTGGATAAAATTCTTCgccgaacaaaaattaaatcaaccaAGAATTATTTCGACCCTTctgttcaacattttttcttcaatatgatAAACAAGTAGCGAATGAGATTTTAGAGCAAATGTTTTTTGTTCTCTTAGGTCGTTCATGTTATAACTGCCCCCTGGTGGTGCAAAAAACTATATAcaactatatatactatatatactacaACTATATATACAACTGAAATAATTAAGAAAAGTGAATAGGCGCGTGGAAGTTG
The genomic region above belongs to Hydractinia symbiolongicarpus strain clone_291-10 chromosome 4, HSymV2.1, whole genome shotgun sequence and contains:
- the LOC130641930 gene encoding endosome/lysosome-associated apoptosis and autophagy regulator family member 2-like — protein: MAAMLREGLTLVLFCSVLFYTSAAQPKKELEPCKPQDFVPHVLPCDVNREKKVVYYLNKTCDLNSNTSTKYPPIVEGVPCDCLPGEGEVEEFPNITCKKCQPGFYSHGGEMLDDWTNWNKTGVPGHALDVFPYCSDFLTGKRCSTWQSRGNGAYLISGTPKNSSDLHCFEQSILSLSRNFVGKSWHNQISFRYKVDGSPCRRGATVCPNGLHFYINNVLRLRVDSQFQWTTFNYNISAGFNQFKFVYQKTCTRDQIEDVAYLQYISMVGTETPNTKCIKCPPGTFSDTQGANNCIKCSQNFYQDQPGQQECKPCKANFFSRLGGTKCEPLPPCTLQDYYFAIEDIKQCRKKAGKWILTQTANLPLLPGNTHNSCVNKTLPPKDRDVPCACQPGYALITSGTPKCVECKTGTTSNGTLPKCKTCPKGSAAIPGFYLDFFPGEKLTSAITQRCSGDCLKTFKKNVNIWEPRGQYLATHRFAGNFDSVLEFPDVHVDYINAKVSFNCSVDCRMTYSKKPKLAKHNHCYLKMTVKKGNKTMYTTDCVSRYYHYLRNGTVRHHEYRLREPGNYSFSALFHHEDEANISFVSYEARIHYVHIFGAVQGSSKACVECPAGTKAEKNLCVKCPVGTYSRNGSTTCTPCPNGSFSDVEGSKKCIPCGSGTTSNAMRDGCDYGNCTFSPAEGIVYDLSPLKVVNGSMYRVRNYNKKAHYYFPLIYHINICSLSHDNSSCLVKKRRINQNHPQKKLEVYKEIYLKTMACKRWSFDKYQSYPIGRVLNFLPLKNVSSGLMINLTHGYQCWHKPTSQHVAASTSIIMLCDPNAGVGKPEARSNDTSIDKYCHYELLWRTVYACPLCRDKDYSKVYSKCIHGKRYVTNSRLTGCRLNDNYKNLMVEIQNCSTDDQESGSSNNKRLVIVLIVLALIIAILIVFVVYYARRNRYLRDTIFLPGKSFSKVQDDEDELVDNMHM